The Trypanosoma brucei gambiense DAL972 chromosome 10, complete sequence genome has a segment encoding these proteins:
- a CDS encoding T. brucei spp.-specific protein yields the protein MARATVVAGNAITYGGYCSLWLDIYIYYIMLYYLRFLHQQLSPLLCTRGGGALLPGIGWSNELGSAIPLGYLEVPRHYVIEGVLWCCGPLPLLVERMNPSSGALRSLLFLPSGVISSDIYHTVIMVSACVKKAYRFYCYVCLRFCFTALRAV from the coding sequence ATGGCTCGCGCCACTGTTGTCGCGGGTAATGCCATCACGTATGGTGGTTACTGTAGTTTATGGctcgatatatatatatattatattatgttATATTATCTTCGTTTCTTGCATCAGCAATTGTCCCCCTTGCTGTGTACGCGTGGTGGTGGCGCATTATTGCCCGGAATCGGGTGGTCAAACGAACTCGGGAGTGCCATACCGCTTGGCTACCTGGAGGTTCCGCGTCATTACGTTATTGAGGGCGTGTTGTGGTGTTGTGGCCCTCTTCCTTTACTAGTCGAGCGGATGAATCCAAGTAGCGGGGCACTGCGTTCTCTGCTTTTCCTGCCTTCTGGCGTTATATCTTCGGACATTTACCACACGGTGATTATGGTGAGTGCTTGTGTTAAAAAGGCTTATCGTTTCTACTGTTATGTGTGCTTGCGCTTTTGTTTTACAGCTTTACGCGCCGTTTAA
- a CDS encoding ATP-dependent DEAD/H RNA helicase, putative, whose product MGVDDVGSAEEIPEKKRRRMRRHRPKRRISQATEADDETLTFVGEEGGEEQQEYPVDEEKAASMHDVEGETSGRRKRQREEEPGKLEQPETNGPPIKVSRDREKYPPVSDYRSLKLNPHIVTALENDFKFQELTGIQGRCIPAALAGRDLLAEAKTGSGKTLAFLIPIVEIITRVGFRQRSGTAAIIIGPTRELCLQIEGVLLKLLKHFNGSVTFLCCIGGISRKQEAFKLVSGMMVVMATPGRLLDHLKLTTDWLTKNLLVLAVDEADRVLDNGFEDDMREIVSLLPRQRQTFLFSATQTTRVEQLARVSFYRPPLFISMKRKEDKATVDTLEQGYVICPSQQRLLVLYHFVRRNLKKKVIVFFSSRNAVSFHCELFNYIDVPCVAFHGKQKQHQRSATYMQFCNAPSGVLFTTDVAARGLDIPQVDWIVQFDPPDDPVKYVHRVGRTARAGRRGNALMFLLPQEKLFLKYLHDDAHVSVSEYTFDLNKVKGNVAEQLEQLVSANYYLRSSARLAYEGYLLSYSSSQLKNVFDIHNLDLAAVAKGFALSEPPPLKLDLSQSAAHMSKKSRHEFRRMMESKDSQRRRLNETTLKKRRENISGEW is encoded by the coding sequence ATGGGTGTGGATGACGTAGGCTCTGCGGAGGAGATACCGGAGAAGAAACGGAGGCGCATGCGACGCCATCGCCCGAAACGTAGGATAAGTCAAGCAACTGAGGCGGACGACGAAACCCTTACCTTtgttggtgaagaaggtggGGAAGAACAGCAGGAGTACCCAGTGGATGAAGAAAAGGCGGCATCCATGCATGATGTTGAGGGGGAAACGTCTGGACGTCGTAAAAGGCAACGAGAAGAGGAACCGGGGAAGTTAGAGCAACCTGAAACCAACGGTCCGCCAATTAAAGTTTCAAGGGACCGAGAGAAGTATCCCCCTGTTTCCGACTACAGGTCGCTGAAGTTAAATCCTCACATAGTAACTGCATTGGAGAATGACTTCAAGTTCCAGGAGCTGACAGGCATTCAGGGACGATGCATTCCTGCTGCCCTTGCCGGTCGAGATCTCCTTGCAGAGGCAAAGACAGGCTCTGGTAAAACTTTAGCTTTTCTTATCCCAATAGTGGAGATCATCACGCGCGTGGGTTTTCGTCAGCGAAGCGGAACGGCTGCAATCATCATTGGGCCAACGCGTGAGCTGTGTCTCCAGATTGAAGGAgtgctgctgaagctgctcAAACACTTTAACGGATCGGTAACGTTCCTCTGTTGCATAGGCGGAATAAGTCGGAAGCAAGAGGCGTTTAAACTTGTGAGTGGCATGATGGTTGTGATGGCCACCCCTGGGCGTCTCTTGGATCATCTTAAGCTTACAACGGATTGGTTAACAAAGAATTTACTCGTTTTGGCCGTCGATGAGGCGGATCGTGTGCTTGACAACGGATTTGAAGATGATATGCGAGAAATTGTTTCTTTACTGCCCAGGCAGCGACAAACGTTCTTGTTTTCTGCGACTCAAACAACTAGGGTCGAACAGTTGGCTCGCGTGTCGTTCTACCGACCACCCCTGTTCATTTCAATGAAGCGTAAGGAGGACAAGGCAACCGTTGACACGTTGGAACAGGGTTATGTTATTTGTCCTTCACAGCAGCGGTTGCTTGTACTGTATCACTTTGTCAGGCGGAAtctgaagaagaaagtaatCGTTTTCTTCAGCAGTCGCAATGCTGTTAGTTTTCACTGCGAGTTGTTTAACTACATCGATGTTCCTTGCGTTGCCTTTcacggaaaacaaaaacaacaccagCGTTCGGCCACGTACATGCAGTTTTGTAACGCCCCTAGCGGCGTGCTCTTTACCACAGATGTAGCTGCCCGTGGTCTCGACATTCCGCAGGTTGATTGGATCGTTCAATTTGACCCACCTGACGACCCCGTCAAGTACGTCCATCGCGTTGGCCGTACCGCCCGTGCTGGTCGCAGAGGgaatgctcttatgtttcttcttccccagGAGAAACTGTTTCTAAAGTATCTGCACGACGACGCCCATGTGTCAGTGAGTGAGTACACATTTGATCTTAATAAGGTGAAGGGAAATGTAGCTGAGCAGCTGGAGCAGCTTGTGAGTGCCAACTACTACCTGCGCAGCTCCGCACGCCTCGCGTATGAGGGCTATTTGCTCAGCTACAGCAGCTCTCAGTTAAAAAACGTTTTTGACATTCACAACCTCGACCTCGCCGCAGTCGCCAAAGGCTTCGCCCTAAGTGAGCCACCACCGCTGAAGTTGGATCTATCGCAGTCCGCTGCGCACATGAGTAAGAAGTCGCGGCACGAATTCCGCCGGATGATGGAATCCAAGGATAGTCAAAGGCGGAGGCTGAACGAAACTACGCTGAAGAAGCGCCGGGAGAACATCAGTGGTGAGTGGTAG